One genomic region from Prionailurus bengalensis isolate Pbe53 chromosome C1, Fcat_Pben_1.1_paternal_pri, whole genome shotgun sequence encodes:
- the F3 gene encoding tissue factor produces the protein METLPGPRTSCLEDTVARMLLLGLVLLQVTGASGITDVVAAYNLTWKSTNFKTILEWEPKPINHVYTVQISPRLGNWKSKCFYTTDTECDLTDEIVNNVNQTYLARVFSYPADATDYAGEPHFTNSPEFTPYLETKLGQPMIQSYKQVGTKLNVTVQDARTLVRMNGTFLSLRDVFGKDLSYTLYYWKASSTGKKTAKTNTNEFLIDVDKGESYCFNVQAVIPSRKVNQKSPESLIECTSQEKEMFLVIGMVVLAVIILTIILGVSLYKCRKVRRERGWKEGSPLNAA, from the exons ATGGAGACCCTCCCCGGACCCCGGACCTCCTGCCTCGAGGACACCGTCGCTCGGATGCTCCTGCTCGGCTTGGTCCTCCTGCAGGTGACCGGAGCCTCCG GCATTACAGATGTAGTGGCAGCATATAATTTAACTTGGAAATCAACTAATTTCAAGACAATTTTGGAGTGGGAACCCAAACCCATCAATCATGTCTACACTGTTCAGATAAG cCCCAGATTAGGCAACTGGAAAAGCAAATGCTTCTACACCACAGACACGGAGTGTGACCTCACCGACGAGATCGTGAACAATGTGAATCAGACGTACCTGGCCCGGGTCTTTTCCTACCCAGCTGATGCCACCGATTATGCTGGGGAGCCTCACTTTACAAACTCCCCAGAGTTCACACCTTACTTAGAGA CAAAGCTCGGACAGCCCATGATTCAGAGTTACAAACAAGTTGGGACAAAACTGAATGTGACCGTACAAGATGCACGTACCTTAGTCAGGATGAACGGCACATTCCTAAGCCTCCGGGATGTTTTTGGCAAAGACTTAAGTTACACACTTTATTATTGGAAAGCTTCAAGTACGGGAAAG AAAACAGCCAAGACAAACACTAATGAGTTTTTGATTGATGTGGATAAAGGAGAAAGCTACTGTTTCAATGTTCAAGCAGTGATTCCATCACGGAAAGTAAACCAAAAGAGTCCAGAAAGTCTCATCGAGTGTACTAGCCAAGAGAAAG aaatgttCCTCGTCATTGGAATGGTGGTGCTTGCAGTCATCATCCTGACCATCATCCTGGGGGTGTCCCTGTACAAGTGCAGGAAGGTGCGCAGGGAGCGAGGTTGGAAGGAGGGCTCCCCACTCAATGCTGCATAA